A section of the Plasmodium knowlesi strain H genome assembly, chromosome: 3 genome encodes:
- a CDS encoding protein SDA1, putative — MEAKLKKKKYLNHLQHNICRNHRLYQQDFYEQFDKFLFNYGVVLLNPYRKNNLFCNQLSFLSYTVRFFCSEEGATKRSADEEGDRHSSDGGSTSRDGDLLSDDGGAEDVEDELHRMDIDAKRKEIWDTIKSKVEAEGEDAAKRRQEAEKKRLRENPLCPYEDLNEYINLLMVTDKEEINFPEELFFLISQLLVKHKNNLYISVLLSILKTLRQIKRKIDVLRYLQVLVFLCDVNLSKIRMFLFKSVVDAIVQVHRAPKRGSKGLKHSSTEPVGGPKVADEILLLLHEAFVENKQRKRIQKKYASTGSNDSNRRHYLSNVPITESLNNFACSVLIELIKKKIYVTKKNINFLCEGIFYKNEKIVKCVSFALLGKLDNRDFVIRMAKEKMNTNNEIDNLKNISNQTHQKLSKAKIKKLHQKKEKILSKLYKNNQRECTSSDEDIVERNKGKGGGEHLSNRANYTFIDLLFDPHSFANNIFNLICTKYRNSHGTVKLLLLNILCRLHQRNQIVQENLFLYYEKLLENLKSKTLLPKYLSTFIQCIHGTTPSMYVQRIVHVLTKKFLFDNMSAEFIYLIINAIVEILSKCPDCLDEEVFEAIIVFKDYKNKNTATLIRRFVNLCKEINPELLSRKFLDKKTALHMQRRKILSSASGGVVPDTSSILQYSYLLRAGRSAEEGDDDDDDDDEENDNDDEEEDDDGNEDDEDEGEVDSGVDEEEVESDVHEVGSGEEVDDDNNDDEDEDDDDHDDDEDDHVMDDVVDDDPDDMPNDQPSRPHGGRQDKQTKKARRRDEKVKKEQRILQKNEQILSQKILTDQDFRKLKRMRDYVANNKKILMSDLQDICNAEYSEEQSDSSGDEGQEKIITHEDLLMKKKIKKQELMKVKIKKKSQSDNRFKTNKEKEKKKSVMMLAQKLRRKKKNNAVVQYGKIKKKLKGKLAARAKKRGILQKRIAKKLSRRRR, encoded by the coding sequence ATGGAAgccaaattgaaaaagaagaaatatctGAACCACCTCCAGCACAACATCTGTAGGAACCACCGCCTATACCAACAGGATTTCTACGAGCAGTTCGATAAGTTCCTTTTCAATTATGGCGTGGTGTTATTGAACCCatataggaaaaataatttattctgTAACCAGCTCTCCTTCCTGAGCTACACGGTTCGCTTCTTCTGCTCTGAGGAGGGGGCAACAAAACGCAGTGCAGATGAGGAAGGGGATAGGCACAGCTCAGATGGAGGATCAACTAGTCGTGATGGAGACTTACTCAGTGATGATGGCGGCGCAGAAGATGTGGAGGATGAGCTCCACCGGATGGATATTGACgcaaagaggaaggaaatatgGGATACCATAAAGAGCAAAGTAGAGGCAGAAGGGGAGGATGCAGCCAAGAGGAGGCAGGAGGCAGAGAAGAAGAGACTCAGGGAAAATCCCCTGTGCCCATATGAGGATCTGAATGAATACATAAACCTATTAATGGTAACagacaaggaagaaataaactTCCCGGAGGAACTCTTTTTTCTGATTTCGCAGTTGCTAGTGAAGCACAAAAATAATCTGTACATCTCTGTTCTTTTAAGTATATTGAAAACGTTACGACagataaagaggaaaatagaTGTGTTGAGATACCTCCAGGTTCTGGTTTTTCTGTGTGATGTGAATTTGAGTAAGATAAGAATGTTTCTCTTTAAGAGCGTCGTCGACGCAATTGTGCAGGTTCACAGGGCGCCGAAAAGGGGATCAAAAGGTTTAAAGCATAGTTCCACAGAACCCGTAGGTGGTCCCAAAGTGGCAGATGAAATTCTGCTACTTCTTCACGAAGCGTTCGTGGAGAATAAACAGAGAAAGCGCATCCAGAAGAAGTACGCCTCCACAGGTAGTAACGACTCGAACAGAAGACACTACCTCAGTAACGTACCTATCACAGAGAGCCTGAACAATTTCGCCTGTAGTGTCCTAATCGagttaataaagaaaaaaatttacgttacaaaaaaaaatattaacttCTTATGCGAAGGCATATTCTacaagaacgaaaaaattgtaaaatgtGTTTCGTTCGCTTTGTTAGGCAAGTTGGATAACAGAGACTTTGTAATTCGAatggcaaaggaaaaaatgaacacgaACAACGAGATTGATAACCTAAAGAACATAAGTAATCAGACACATCAAAAGTTAAGTAaagcaaaaataaagaagcttcatcagaagaaggaaaagattcTAAGTAAACTGTATAAGAATAATCAGAGAGAATGCACTTCGTCGGATGAAGATATTGTGGAGAggaacaaaggaaaaggagggggtGAACATCTGTCTAATAGAGCCAACTACACTTTTATCGATTTATTGTTCGATCCACATTCCTTTGCCAACAATATCTTTAACTTAATATGCACCAAGTATCGAAACAGCCATGGGACCGTTAAGTTACTCCTCCTAAATATTCTGTGTAGATTACATCAACGCAATCAGATCGTTCaggaaaatttatttctctATTATGAGAAGCTCTTGGAGAACTTGAAAAGCAAGACACTTTTACCTAAGTACCTTTCGACTTTTATCCAATGCATCCATGGAACTACCCCCTCGATGTACGTACAACGAATTGTACATGTATTAACGAAAAAGTTCTTGTTCGATAATATGTCTGCAGAATTTATATACCTCATCATTAATGCTATCGTCGAAATTCTTAGCAAGTGTCCTGATTGTCTAGACGAAGAGGTATTCGAAGCGATTATTGTTTTTAAGgattacaaaaataaaaatactgCAACCCTCATCAGGAGATTTGTTAATCTGTGTAAGGAAATCAACCCCGAGTTGCTGAGTAGAAAATTCCTCGACAAGAAAACTGCTCTCCATATGCAGCGCCGCAAGATTCTTTCGTCCGCGTCAGGGGGGGTCGTTCCAGACACGAGCTCGATTCTCCAGTATTCATATCTGCTGCGCGCGGGGCGATCCGCAGAGGAGggggatgatgatgacgacgatgacgatgaagaaaacgacaacgatgatgaggaggaggatgacgatGGTAACGAGGACGACGAGGACGAAGGTGAAGTAGATAGTGGAGTGGACGAAGAAGAGGTTGAAAGCGATGTGCACGAAGTTGGAAGTGGAGAAGAAGTTGACGATGATAATAACGATGACGAAGacgaagatgatgatgatcatgatgatgatgaggatgaccaCGTTATGGATGATGTTGTTGATGATGATCCAGATGACATGCCGAATGACCAACCGTCCCGTCCGCACGGTGGGCGCCAGGACAAGCAGACCAAGAAGGCCAGGCGCAGAGACGAAAaggtaaagaaggaacaacgCATCCTCCAAAAGAACGAACAAATATTGAGCCAGAAAATTCTGACGGACCAAGATTTTCGAAAACTGAAAAGAATGAGGGATTACGTTGCCAACAACAAGAAGATCCTCATGTCGGATCTGCAAGACATTTGCAATGCGGAGTACAGCGAAGAACAATCAGATAGTAGCGGAGACGAGggacaggaaaaaattatcaccCATGAAGATTTattgatgaaaaagaaaataaaaaaacaggaactaatgaaagtaaaaataaaaaagaaaagccaAAGTGATAACCGATTTAAGACCaacaaagagaaggaaaaaaaaaaatctgttaTGATGTTGGCACAGAAactaaggaggaagaagaagaacaatgCGGTTGTGCAGTACGGgaaaattaagaagaagCTGAAAGGAAAGTTAGCTGCGAGGGctaagaaaaggggaatccTCCAGAAGCGTATTGCGAAAAAGTTGAGTAGGCGGCGCCGTTGA
- a CDS encoding PDCD2 domain-containing protein, putative has product MGHVLLGYTKERGRKNELHDKESVKKKFVSKIGGRPFWLDRVNLHSEKEFHCFLCSKLMCFLLQIYAPIDKFDHCFHRCLYVFICLSCENQVKCFRTHLPRSNPFYEYNLVGGSGSEGSSHSSGGEDDEYNDEYNDEDDHEEEEDDHVMDDVGEDNGENPTEENAATCTPSEDTTTSGLNGRESQRNTNQINRDTNYLTLFIQKDKNKFDEKIEYLFCCAICGIPCADKRRKHKECLEKTHVIFKEKKIYIDDEEDCLSSSSGSWSSCGEEEQGERSDKESDKQSDKQSDKQSDKQSDKQSDKQSDKQSDKQGEDHPDDQLDKSEMDAFEQIQKEVLAKRNIDRVFLSYCTKLSKFPDQLIRYSYNGQVLLSSSVTTNCNENNIFDDNLRATFSSGKNPKKVLLSPDGGYTNGIVPPQCHVCKRRRVFEFQVLSNIINYLEVKKNIITTEDPLSSLKFTYISVYTCEKNCDTYDIHSLQDRQGFVETSRYIQEYASVQAE; this is encoded by the coding sequence ATGGGACACGTTCTCCTGGGGTACACGAAAgagagggggaggaaaaatgaactgCACGACAAAGAaagcgtgaaaaaaaaatttgtatcgAAAATTGGAGGGAGGCCATTTTGGCTAGATCGTGTAAACCTACATTCGGAGAAAGAGTTCCACTGCTTTCTATGTAGTAAGCTTATGTGCTTTCTTTTGCAGATCTATGCGCCCATAGACAAGTTCGATCACTGCTTTCACAGATGCCTGTACGTGTTCATATGTCTATCCTGTGAAAACCAAGTGAAGTGTTTCCGAACGCACCTCCCCCGGAGCAACCCTTTCTATGAGTACAACTTGGTTGGTGGGTCGGGCTCCGAGGGAAGTAGTCACTCCAGCGGGGGGGAGGATGACGAATACAATGACGAATAcaatgatgaggatgatcatgaggaggaggaggatgaccACGTTATGGATGATGTTGGTGAGGATAACGGGGAGAACCCCACCGAAGAGAACGCGGCGACATGCACTCCCAGCGAGGACACCACAACGAGTGGATTGAACGGACGAGAGAGCCAAAGGAACACTAACCAGATAAACAGAGATACGAATTACCTGACcctgttcatacaaaaagataagaacaaatttgatgaaaaaatagaataccTCTTCTGCTGCGCCATTTGTGGAATACCTTGTGCagacaaaaggaggaagcaCAAAGAATGTCTGGAGAAGACACATGTAAtatttaaggagaaaaaaatttatatcgatgatgaggaggattgTCTAAGTAGCAGTAGCGGGTCGTGGAGCTCCTGCGGAGAGGAGGAGCAGGGAGAACGATCAGACAAGGAATCAGATAAGCAATCAGACAAGCAATCAGATAAGCAATCAGATAAGCAATCAGATAAGCAATCAGACAAGCAATCAGATAAGCAATCAGATAAGCAAGGGGAAGACCATCCTGACGATCAGCTAGACAAGAGCGAAATGGACGCATTTGAACAAATACAAAAGGAAGTGTTGGCGAAGCGTAACATCGACCGGGTATTCCTTTCCTACTGCACCAAATTAAGCAAATTCCCCGATCAACTTATTCGTTATTCGTACAATGGACAAGTGCTGCTCTCATCTAGCGTAACAACAAACTGCAATGAGAACAATATATTTGACGATAACTTGCGCGCGACTTTCTCCAGTGGAAAGAATCCGAAGAAGGTGTTGTTATCTCCTGATGGAGGATACACAAACGGAATTGTTCCACCACAGTGCCACGTGTGCAAGAGAAGAAGAGTTTTTGAGTTCCAGGTACTTTCCAACATTATAAATTATttagaagtaaaaaaaaatattatcacAACGGAAGATCCACTTTCAAGTTTGAAGTTCACATACATCTCTGTGTACACCTGTGAAAAGAACTGCGATACCTATGACATTCACAGCTTGCAGGATCGCCAAGGCTTTGTGGAAACTAGCAGATACATCCAGGAGTACGCCTCAGTGCAGGCAGAGTAG
- a CDS encoding transcription initiation factor IIA subunit 1, putative, translated as MSLLKDSELEEVHRKIIDGTIEKCSQFYNTRILEAIKIRWLKIYERKLQVTEKGSEQSGVSLQQGTSNVTDDFEDDEFEGAEVEEKEIVELEHRAQDDEADELNELDDISISDLSDVDPPTSNVIVGICDKITKPCGRRNASSNWKIKLKGGLMKVDGKEMFFRSLQGDLEF; from the exons ATGTCCCTGCTCAAGGACTCCGAGCTGGAGGAAGTGCACAGGAAGATAATCGACGGGACCATCGAAAAGTGCAGCCAGTTCTACAACACACGAATTTTAGAAGCtataaaaataaggtggCTGAAGATATATGAGAGGAAGTTGCAGGTTACGGAAAAGGGCTCTGAGCAGTCGGGTGTGTCACTGCAGCAGGGCACATCCAACGTTACAG ACGACTTTGAGGACGACGAATTTGAAGGCGCCGAAgttgaggagaaggaaatagTAGAGCTTGAACACCGCGCCCAGGATGACGAAGCGG ATGAACTGAACGAGCTAGACGACATTTCCATAAGCGACCTCAGCGACGTCGACCCCCCAACATCCAACGTTATCGTGGGCATTTGCGACAAG ATAACGAAGCCTTGTGGACGCAGAAACGCAAGTAGCAATTGGAAGATAAAACTTAAGGGAGGACTGATGAAG GTGGACGGGAAGGAGATGTTCTTCCGCAGTTTGCAAGGCGACCTGGAGTTCTAA